The Pyramidobacter piscolens W5455 sequence GAGTAATAGGTGTAATCGGCGTCGCGGGTAGAAGTCGTCCAGCCGAAGAAGCCCATGTCGTGTTCCCCGGCCGTGGTCTTCTGAATGAACGAACCGAACTCCATGACCTCGACGGAGCAGTCGATGCCGATATCCAAAAGCATGGCCTGGACTGCCTGGCAGATCTCGATTCTGGACTGATTGTCGTTGACCCAAAGATTGGTTTTGAAGCCTTTTTCATATCCCGCGTCCTTGAGGAGCGCCTTGGCCTTTTCCGGATTGTATTCATAGACGCCCGAAGGGTAATATCCGAAGACCGACGGCGCGATGATGGCGTCGGCGGCCTGTCCGTTGCCGGACATGATCGTGTCGACGATGAGCTGACGGTCGATGGCATAATTAATGGCTTCTCTCACCCGCGGGTCGTCAAAAGGCTTCTTGTTCATGTTCATCGAGATGTACCAGCAGGAAAGGCTGGGGGCCTCCAAAATGACAAGGTCTTTGTTGTCGCGTCCTCTCTTGACGTCGTTCACGCCGAGGTCGTAGGAGATGTCAAGATCGCCGGTCTCGAGCGCGATCAAGCGCTGAGACGTCTCGGGAACGACTTTCATGACAAGGTGAGGCGTCGCCGGCTTGCCGTCCATGTAATCATCGAAGGCGTCGAGCTTGACCGTGTCGCCTGGCTTCCACTCGACGAACTTGTACGGGCCGGAACCGATGGGACGCAGTTTGAAAGCTTCTTCGTCCTTCTCCACGACATCCTTGCAGACGATCGCGGCGAAAGGGACGGCAAGGTTCCGCAGGGCGGGAGCGTACGGAGCGCGCAGGACCACTTGCACCGTAAAGTCGTCCTTCACGTTCACTTCCTTGATGAAGTCGACGATGTAAGAGACGGAAGCGGAAGCGATGGCGCGGTCGAGCGAGAACTTGACGTCAGCGGCCGTCAGTTCGCTTCCGTTGTGGAACTTGATCCCTTTCCTGATGTGGAAGACGTAGGTCGTATCGTCAAGCTGTTCCCAGCTTTCCGCGATCTGCGGCTTCACTTCGCCGGTCGCCGGATCGACGGCCGTCAGCGTATCGAAAATCTGACAGGTGACCGTGACCGCAGGCGTTTCCTTGCCCTGGTGCGGGTCGAAGGACGTCACGTCGGCGCCTTGTCCCCAAACGATCGTATCCTTGTGCTCCGCTCCGTCCGCCGCTGCGCCGGCGCAGAACACCGAAGCCGTGGCCAATACCGCTCCAAGAGCGATAACCAAAAGTTTCCCGCTGAAGTTCTTCATTCTTTTCGTCCCCTTTCATTTTTAAGCCGGGCCTTATGGCTGACGGCTTTATTAAAAGCCGGTACGGCCTTTAACCTGAATGAAAATGTTACTCAACTTTAACGCAGCTAACGAAATGATTCGCTTCGACTTCCGCTAGCGTCAGATCTCCAGACGTACAGGCGGCTTCGGCATACGGACAGCGTTTGGCGAAGCGGCAGCCCTTCGGCGGATTGACAGGCGAAGAAATCTCTCCCGATAAGGCAATCCTTTGCATGGGCAGATTGGGATCGGCGACGGGGATCGCCGAAAGCAGCGCTTTCGTATAAGGATGCAGCGGATTTTTGAAAAGCAGATCGGAAGGCGCTTTCTCCACCATCTGCCCCAGATACATGACGATAATGTCGTCGGAAAAAAACTTGACCACGGAAAGATCGTGGGTGATGAACAGGTACGTCAGCCCCAGACGGTCCTGCAAATCCTGCATGAGATTCAAAATCTGAGCCTGGATGGAAACGTCCAGCGCGGACACCGGCTCGTCGCAGACGATGAACTTGGGACTCAGCGCCAGCGCCCGGGCGATGCCGATCCGCTGCCGCCGGCCGCCGTCCAGCTCGTGAGGATAGGTGTTAACCAGTCGGGGAGCCAGGCCGACGAGATCCATAAACTCGGCGACTTTTTTGCGAAGGCCCTTTTTGTCCCTGCGGCTGTAGACATTCTGCACAACCAGCGGTGCGGCGATCGCCTCCGCGACGGTCATGCGGGGATTCAGGGACGCGAAGGGATCCTGAAAGATGATCTGCATGTCTTTTCTGAGAGCTTTCAGCCGCTTTTTGTCGTAGGAAAGGATGTCCTGCCCCTCGAACCACACCTTGCCCGACGTCGGCTCGTGAAGCCTCAGAATCGCCCTCCCCATCGTCGACTTGCCGCAGCCGGATTCGCCGACCACGCCCAGCGTCCTGCCCCGGTCGAGAGAGAACGTGATGTCGTCCACCGCGTGGAGCGTTCCCGCAGGTGTGTCAAAATATTTTTTGAGATGTTCGACCCGCAAAATCTCATTCGTCTCCGCCAAGCCCCGTCCCTCCCTTCCCGTAATATTCGAAGCAGCGGACTTTATGCCCCGGCCCGCACTCGACCAGCTTGGGAAGTTCGCTACGGCACCTTTCAGCGGCGCGGGGACACCTTTCGTAAAACTTGCAGCCGCCGGGAAGCCTCGTGGGATCCGGCATCATGCCGTCGATCGCGCGGAGCCGCCTTTCCGTCGAAGAGAGCGAAGGGACCGAACCAAAAAGCCCGTTCGTATACGGATGAAGCTTCTCACGGTACACGTCCTTTATATTTCCCACTTCAACGATCTCGCCAGCGTAGACGATGGCAACCTCGTCGCAGTTCTGAGCCACCACGCCCAGATCGTGGGTAATGAGCAGCATCGAAGTGTTGTCCCGCCTTTTGAGTTGATTGATCATGTCGAGAATCTGTGCCTGAATCGTGACGTCAAGCGCCGTTGTCGGCTCGTCGGCGATCAGCAGCTTCGGCCGGCACGCCAGCGCGATGGCGATAACCACGCGCTGCTTCATGCCGCCGGAGAACTGGTGCGGATAGTCGCTGTACCGCCCTTTGGCGATGCCGACCATCTCCAGCATCTCTTCGGCCTTTTTCTTCGCCTCTTCGCGCGCCATCTCGCGATGGTGCGTTTCGATCACTTCGAGAATTTGGTCGCCGACCGTCAAAACAGGATTGAGCGATGTCATCGGATCCTGAAAGATCATCGAAATGTCTCTGCCTCGAACCTTCATCATTTCCTCTTCGGAAAGAGCAAGAAGATCCCTTCCTTCGAACAGAATCTCGCCGTCGATGATTTTTCCGGGCGGATCGGGAATCAGACGCAGAATTCCCCGCGCCAGCGTGCTTTTCCCCGCTCCCGTTTCGCCGACCAGCCCCAGCGTTTTCCCCTCTTCGATCGTGATGGAAGCTCCGTTCAACGCTCGCACGACGCCTTCGTCCGTTGAATAATGAATGTGCAAATTTTTCACTTCCAGCAAACTGCCCGGCATGTCTTCCCCGCCTTTCCTCAAAAGCTTCTTCTAGTTTTTCAGTCTGGGGTCAAGCGCGTCGCGCAGCCCGTCGCCCATAAGGTTGAGGGCGAGGATCGTCAGCATGATGCCCATTCCGGGAATGATCGTAATGTGCCACGCGTCCCTGATGTACGTCCTCGCGTTGGAAAGCATCGCCCCCCATTCCGGCGTGGGCGGCTGGATCCCCAGACCGAGGAAGGAAAGCCCGGCGATGGACAGAATCGCCCCGGCGATTCCCAACGTCACCTGAACGATCGTCGGCGCCAGAGAATTGGGCACGATGTACTGAAAGATGATCGTGAAGTCGTTGCAGCCGATGCTTCGCGCCGCCTCGATGAACTCCTGTTCCTTCACCATCAGCACGGAAGCCCGCACCGTTCTCGCGAAAACGGGCACGTAAGCCACGCCGATGGCGATCAGAACGTTCGTGAGACTGGTCCCCAGCGCGGCCACGATGGCGATGGCCAGCAGCATCGAAGGAATCGCCAGCAGAATGTCCATAAACCGCATCAGCGCGTTGTCCAGCCTCTTGCCGTAGTATCCGGCCACAGCCCCAAGCGCCCCGCCGATCAGGCTGGAAAAGAGAATCGCCAGCGTTCCCATAAAAAGAGAATAGCGGGTTCCCCACAGCATTCTCAACAACATATCCCGGCCAAACTCATCGAGGCCGAACGGGTGCGTCAGACTGGGTTTCTGCAAACGATACCGTAGCGATTGCCTGATTACGTAATGGTTGTAAAACTCTTTGTGCGTCGCCAGATCCACCACGGCCGTTACGACAGACGTCAGCACCAGAAAGAGAATGAAATACAGCCCCGCCATCGCCATACGGTTCTTTTTGAAACGCCGCCACGCTTCCTGCCACAGAGAGCGTTCTTTGTTCGTTTCCTCCTCATGGAGCCGTGCTTTTTCTTCGCTTTTTCCCATAAAAATCGCCTACTTTCCCTTGTACTGGGATTTAATTCTCGGATCGACAAAGGCGTAGATAATATCCACGACCAAATTGACGATGGAAAAAGTCGTCGCCATGAAGATGATCGAACCGAGCACAAGCGGAATATCCTTTGACTTGATCGCGTCGACCATCAGACGTCCCAGCCCCGGCCACGAAAAGATCGTCTCCGTCAGCATCGCGCCGCCTAAAAGACTGCCAAACTGCAGGCCTGTCGCGGTAATAATGGGAATCAGGGCATTTCGCAGCATGTGACGGTACGTTACCGTCTTTTCGCTCAGCCCTTTCGCCCGCGCCGTGCTGATGTAGTCCTGCCGTATGACTTCGAGCATCGAAGAACGCGTCATGCGCGTCACGGTCGCGGCGCACCCCGTCCCTAACGTCAGCGCGGGGAGGACGATGCTTCGCAACAGGGGGACCAGCCCTTCACCCATTCCCTGCGAGGGAAGCCAGCCCAGCGTCAGCGAAAAAACGATAACGGCCAGCAGCCCGAACCAGAAGTTCGGCATGGCGACGCCGATCAACGCGAAAACCATGGACACGTTGTCTATGAGCGAATACTGTTTTTTCGCCGAGATGATGCCGACCGGTATGCCGATCAGCAGCGCCACCAGAATCCCCGCCACCGCCAGGACGCAGGTGTTGGGGAACCGTCCGATCACCTGATCCCAGACGCTGATGCTGTTCTTGTAGGAAAGGCCCAGGTCGCCGTGGAGCATATCCCACATGTAGCGCCCATAGCGCTTGAGAAGCGGATCGTTCAGGTGCAGCTCCTCCCGCTTCATCGCGAGCGCTTCCTCCGTGGCCTGCTCGCCGAGGATAATGGCCGCCGGGTCTCCGGGAGAAAGGTTCAGAATGAAGAAAACGATAAAGGTCACGCCGACGATGACCGGTATCAGCGTTAAAAGACGCCTGACGATGTATTTTGACATTTTCACCATTCTCCAATTCGCAATCTCTAATTTTTACTACCGACTATCATTATAATATTAATTTTAATAGTGTCAACTTATTAGCTATATATTTTACAATAATATTTGGCTGTAAAATTCATATAAAACCATTCAGATAATATTGTATTCAAATCTGAAAAAACTCCATCAAACATTACAAATACTCATTTTCCATCCAAAGAGACTGGCGGGAGGCGCCTATAAAATCACCGACCTCAAGACTCCGCGCCCGAAGTCGCAAACTTAAAAAACAACCGGCAGCGCCGATCGTTTACTGCGCTTCTTTTTTTCGCAGCGAATCCCCAGACGTCCGCTCGATAAAGTTCATAAAAACTCGCAACGGTTTCCGAAAAAGAGACCGTTGCGAGTTTTCGTATTTTCACGAGGAACAGGATACTATTTGCCGCCCAGATACGCCGCGGCGATCTCGGGGTCGGCGAGCAGGTCGCGCGAAACGCCCTGCTTGACGATGCGCCCGGTCTGGAGCACGAAAGTGTGCTGCGAGAGCAGCAGCGCCTGTTTGGCGTTCTGCTCGACGAGCAGGATGGTGAGCCCTTTTTCGTTGATGCGGCGCAGCTCGCGGAAGATGTCCCTGATGATCACGGGAGCCAGCCCCAGCGACGGTTCGTCGAGCAGCAGCAGTTTCGGCCGGGACATCAGCGCCCGCGCCACGGCGAGCATCTGCTGCTCGCCGCCGGAGAGCGTGCCGGCGTACTGGCCGATGCGTTCCTCGAGGCGCGGGAACAGCGAGAACACCCAGTCCATGTCTTCCTTGACCGCTTTTTCGGAATCGCCGTCGCCGCGGGGGAACGCGCCGATCTGCAAATTTTCCAGCACGGTCAGCGGCGCGAAGATGCGCCGCCCTTCCGGCGAAAGCGAAATCCCCGATTTCACCACTTGGAACGACCGGCGCGGCAGCGGCTTGCCTTCGAACTCAATCTCGCCGGAATGGTACGGCACCTGTCCCATGACGGCGCTCATCAGCGTGGACTTGCCCGCGCCGTTGGCGCCGATGACGGAAACGATCTCGCCGGCGGGAATGGACAGCGACACCTTGTCGAGCGCGCGGATCGCGCCGTAGCTGACGCAGAGCTCTTTCACTTCGAGCAGTCCGGCCATTCAGATCGCCTCCTCGTCGTCGCCCAGATAGGCCTTGAGCACTTCGGGATTTTTGCGGATGTCGTCGGGTCCGCCTTCGGCGATCTTGGCGCCGAAATTCACGCAGACGATGTGCGGGCAGATCTGCATGATCAGGTCCATATGGTGCTCGATGACCAAGATGGTCAGCTCCAGGTCGCGGTGGATGCCCGTGATCAGTTTGTTCAGGTCGGCCACCTCCTCGGGGTTCATGCCCGCGGCCGGCTCGTCGAGCAGCAGCAGGATCGGCTCCAGCGCCAGAGCGCGGGCGATCTCGAGGCGGCGCTGCATGCCGTAGGGCAGCGTGCCGGCCGTCTGCGAAGCGCGGCCGGCCAGGCCGACGCGCTCGAGGAACTCCATGCTGCGGCGGCGCGCGATCTCCTCACGGCTGCGCCAGCGTCCCAGATGGGTGATGGACTCGGCAAAGCCGTAAGTGTGATGCACCTGGGCGGCCGTCATGACGTTGTCGAGCACGGTGGACTTGCCGAACAGGCGCAGGTTCTGGAAGGTGCGCGCGATGCCGCGGCGGATCACCTGATAGGACTTGAGACGGATCGTGCTGAGCCCGTCGAAGATGATGTCGCCGGAATCGATCGGATAGACGTTGGTGATCAGGTTGAAGACCGTCGTCTTGCCCGCGCCGTTGGGGCCGATCAGCCCCGCCAGCTCGCCCTGCTCGATCTTGAAGCTGACGTCCTTGACGGCGTGCACGCCGCCGAACGACTTGTTGATGTTGAGGATCTCGAGGATGGGCGCGTTCATCGCGATTCCTCCTTCTTCGTCCCGCGCGCGCGGCAGAACTCCCAGATCTCGCGGCTGCCCAGCAGCCCGTCGGGGCGCAGCACCATGACCATCACCAGCACGGCGCCGTAGATCAGCATGCGGTACTGCGAAATGGGGCGGAACAGTTCGGTGATCAGCGTGATGATGCAGGTCGCCAGCAGCGTGCCGCTCATTGAGCCGAGCCCGCCGAAGACCACCAGCGAGGTCAGCTCGGTGGATTTCATCATGTCGAACATGGCCGGCTGGATGAAGCTGAGATAGCCGCCCAGCAGCGCCCCGGCGATGCCGCAATAGAACGCCGAGATCAGCAGCGAAACGAGGCGGATGCTCGGCGTGTTGAAGCCCAGCAGCGAGGCCGCCGTGACGCCGTCGCGGCAGGCGCGGAAGTAGCGCCCCCAGCGGCTGTAGATCAGATTGAACATGAACAGCGCCAGCGCCGCGAAGAACCACACCGCCACGGCGCGCGTCGTGTAGGGATCGATGCCCGGGATGCCGCGCGCGCCGCGCGTCACCGACTGCCAGTTCTCGATCACGAGACGGATGGCCTCGCACAGCCCCAGCGAAGCGATGGCGTAATAGTCGCCCGTCAGCTTCATCGTCGGCACGCCGACGACCCAGGCCAGAGCCGCGGCCAGCACGCCGCCGGCGAGCACGGACGGAAGCCAGGGCACGTCGTAATTCATGATCAGGATCGCCGCCGTGTACGCGCCCATGGCCATATAGGCCGCGTGACCGAGCGTGAAGATACCGGTGAAGCCCGTCAGCAGCGACACGCCCATGGCCGCGATCATGTTGATGCACAGCAGCATGAGAATGCCTTCCATGTAATAATCCATCGGCGCGTAAGCCAGGACCGCGCCCAAAGCCGCGAGGAACAGAGCGCCGAGAAGCGATTTTTTCATGACGGTCCCTCCCCTACACCTTGTCGCGGATATCGCGGCCGAACAGGCCGGACGGCTTGATGATCAGCGTCGCGATCAGCAGCGCGAAGACCACGAAGTCGCGCATCTGGCTGCTGATGAAGCCGGCCGTCAGCATCTCCGCCAGCCCCAGCAGGATGCCGCCGATCACCGCCCCCGGCAGGCTGCCGAGGCCGCCGATGACCGCCGCCACGAAGGCCTTGGTGGTGATCATGTTGCCCAGCTGCGGATAAAGCGTGTAGCGCGTCGCCAGGAAAATGCCGCCTACCGCCGCCAGCGCGCCGGCGACGAAGAAGACGATGGCGATCAGCAAGTTGACGTTGACGCCCATCAGCCCCGCCGTGCGCAGGTCGCACGCTGCGGCGCGGATCGCCAGCCCCCAGCGCGTGCGCATCAGGAACATCTGCAGCAGCAGCAGGAAGACGACCGTCACGCCCAGCGAAACCAGGTCGAAGGCGCTGATCGTCAGCAGCGGCGTCAGCCCCTCGGCCGCTCCGGGGAAGAAGCGCAGCGCCGCTTCGCCCGCCTCGCCGACGGCGCGCGCCGCGAGGACGATCGGCTGGGCGGGGAACACCTCCGGCAGGGCGCGGTAACGGCCGCCGATGGTGACGACGAAAATGTTCTCGATGACGATGGAAACGCCCATCGAGGCGATCAATAAATACAGCGTGGCCGACGTGCGCTCGCGGATCGGGCGGTAGGCCATGCGCTCGGTGACGATGGCGACGACTCCCGCGGCGAGGATCGCGCCCGCGCCGGCGGCCCAGACGTTCATGCCCATCGCGTTGAGCATGCCGTAGGCCACGTAGCCGCCCACGACGAGAAAACCGCCGTGAGCGAAATTGGAAAACAGCAGGATCGAGTACACCAGCGAGTACCCGACCGCGATCAGCGCGTAAACGGAGCCCAGCGAGAGCCCGTTGACGACTTGTTGCAAAAAGGTTGCCACAACGACTCCTCCCTTTCATGACGAAAGGGCGGCGGCACGTGTGCCGCCGCCCCTCGCAGTGAACCCGTCGGATTTGAAAAAACGCTTTTTACATCTCGGGCTTGATCGTGGCAAAGTAGCTCGTCTTGCCGCCCTCGGCCTTGAGCATGATGCCTTCCTTGCCCTTGGGATTGTGGAACTCGTCCATGGTCAGCGTGCAGTGCATCAGCTTCAGGTCCTTGGTCTGCTCGAGAGCGTCGCGGACCTTTTCGGGATCGAGGCTGCCGGCGCGCTCGATGGCGTCCTTGAGCCAGTACAGGCAGTCGTAAGCCATCATCGCGTTCATGAATTCCTTGCACTCGGTGCCGGTCTTCTGCTCGAACTTGTCGAAGAACCCCTTCAGCTTCGGGTCGCCCTTGTCCACGTGGCTGACCCAGTAGGTGTTTTCCATGGCGTCGCCGGCGATCTCCCACCAGAAGTCGCCGTAGCCGTCGCCGCCGATGATCGGGCAGGTGAAGCCCATCTCGCGCGCCTGCTTGATCGCCAGCGGCGTGCACTTGCCCATGGTCGGGAACACGAGGATGTCGGGCTTGGCTTCCTTGAACTTGGTCAGCTGGGCGCGGAAATCGACGTCTTCGCCGCGGTGCCCTTCGTCGGCCACGACCTGGCCGCCCATCTTCCCGTACTCGTTGACGAAGAATTCGCGCAGCCCCTGCGAGTAGTCGCTGGATACGTCGTACAGCACGGCCGCTTTCATGAGGTTCAGATTCTTGACCGCGAACGTGGCCAGGATGGCGCCCTGATACGGGTCGAGGAAGCAGATGCGGAAATTGTAGGGGCGCACCTTGCCGCGCTCGTCCATGGTCACCATCGGGTTCGTCGGCAGCGTGCCGAGGTGAGGCACGTGCCCGCGGTTGAACACGGCGGCGGCGGAAATGCACAGCCCGGAGCCGCTCGGGCCGATGACGGCGACGACCTTGTCCTGATTGACGAGGCGGCGCGCCGCGTTGACCATGTCTTCGTTGCGCGTGCGGCAGTCGTACTGAATGACGCGCATCGGCAGCATCGCGTCGCCGACTTTGACGCCGCCGGCGGCGTTGATCTCTTCAAGGGCGATCTTCACCGACTCGACTTCGGCGAAGCCGTACGCGGCGAAATCGCCCGTCGAGGTCGAAATCTCGCCGACCAGCACTTCCTCCGCGGCGAACGCCGGGAACGCGAACATCGCAACCGCCACAACAATCGATAGGAACTTTTTCACGCTGGCACCTCCATTTTTAAATATAAAGTTTGTTACGTGAAAATCTTAACATAATTTACCTTTCGAAGCAAGTTATTTTTATGCAACTAATATTATAGAAACAGGCTGCGTTTACCGCTCTTTTACTTCCGAATAAACCATTTGCGTTTTGCCGGAAGCGCAACTCAAGGCATGATGTTTCGGCAATATGCGCGGCGACGGAAGCCCCCGAAATGGCGAACGGCCGTCCGCCTCCGCCGCGGACATTTGACAAAGCGCCGCCGATAATTTATCGTCGAAAACGCAAAAGCCCCTGATTTTTTCTCATCGCAAAGGAGACGCCATGGACACGAAAAAATGCGCCGTGCTGCTGCGCGCCGTCGAAAGCGGTTCGCTGACCACCGCCGCCGAAGAACTTGACTACACGCCGTCGGGCGTGAGCCGCATCATCGCTTCGCTGGAAAAAGAGGCCGGCTTCCCGCTGCTGCACCGCAACCATGCCGGCGTCAGCCTGACGCGCGAAGGCAAGCTGCTGCTGCCCGTTCTGCGCGAGCTGGTGCGCGCCGCCGGACAGTTCGCCGAAACGTCCGCCCAAATTCGCGGCGTCGAATGCGGCAGCGTCACCGTCGGGGCGGCGTACGGCGTTTATTATCCGCTGCTGGCCCGCCTTGTCGCCGAGTTCGGGCGGCTCCACCCCGGCATCGCCGTCTCCATCGCCGAGGGGTTGAGCAGCGATCTGGCCGCCATGGTCGAAGAAGGGCGCGCCGACTTCTGCGTCATCAGCCGGCGCGAGGGCGGCTTCCAGTGGACGCCGCTTGGCAACGACAAGCTGGTCGTCTGGGTGCCCGCCGGGCACTGGGCCGTCGCCCGCGGCGCCTTTCCCGCCGAGGCGTTCGCCAGCGAACCGTATATCGAAATGTATCCCGGGCGCGAGAGCGACAACTCGCGCTATTTCGCCGCCCACGGCATCACGGCCGCGGCGCGCTGTTCCACCTCCGAAGTCAGCGCCGCCTTCGCCATGGTCGAAGCCGGCCTCGGCGTGGCGCTGATGAACGGCATTTTGCAGCGGCCGGCCAGTCCGCGCGTGGTCAGCGTGCCGATCGATCCGCCCGAAAACGTCAAGATCGGCCTGGCCTGGCCGAAGGAAGAGTTTCTCTCGCCGGCGGCGCGCACGTTCGTCGGTTTTGCCCGCGGCGAATTCCTCAAAAACAAACGCCTGCCGTAACAAGCCGCCCGGCGCAAAAAAATCCGGCCCTGAAAAACAGGGGCCGGATTTTTTGTCGGCGACCGAAGCGCTTCTTTCTCTAATGACTGCACGAGCCGTTTCCGCAGGAATGCTCTTCGCCGTGACCGTGATGATGGCAGTTCGCCTCGGCGTTGGCGGCGAGCTGCCCGGCGGCGAACTTCGCGGCGGCTTCGTCCGCGCTGCCCTGATTGCCGGCGTAGATGGAGATCCCCGCCTCCTGCAGCGCCGCGACCGCGCCGCCGCCAAGGCCGCCGCAGATCAGCGCCGCGACGCCCTTTTCCTTCAGAAAGGCAGCCAGCGCGCCGTGCCCGTGACCTTCGGTGCCGATCACTTCAGAGGCGCCCACTTTGCCGTTCTCGACCGTATAGATCTTCACCGTTTCGGTGTGCCCGAAATGCTGAAAGATCGCGCCGTTCTCGTACGTTACCGCTAATTTCATGTCTTTTCCCTCCAATATGTTTTACGCGGCTGAAAAAAATGAATGGCTCCGCCCTCCGCGGAAGTCCGGTCCGCCCGGGGGGCCCGACCGCTGCGCGGCGTGCCTGTCTTGTCCCCGCTTGACCGCCGGCGCCGCAAAAGGTAATATCTTTCCATCTTCTCCGACACAGGAGGACCGCTGATGAACTATTCTCGACGTATCGCCCGGGCGCTGTTCGGGCTGCTGCTTTTCGGCACGGGCTCGTGCTGCAACATCCAAGCCAACGTGGGGCTCGCCCCTTGGGAAGCCTTCAGCATGGGCGTGGGAGCCCGGCTGGGGTTGAGTTTTGGGACCGTGCTGGCCGGCTCGGGTCTGGTCATCCTCGCCGTCGATCTGCTGCTGCGCGAAAAAATCGGCCTCGGCACGCTGCTCGACATCGCCTGCATCGGCCCCATTGCCGATCTGCTGCGCGCCGCCGGCGCCATTCCCGTGATGACCGGCTTCCCCTCGGGCATCGCCACGCTTTTGGCGGGACAGCTTTTGATCGCCGTGGGCAGCTATTTCTACATCGGCGCGGGATTGAGCTGCGGCCCTCGCGACGCGCTGATGGTCGCCCTGTGCAAGCGCTTCCCGCACACTCCCGTAGGCGTGATCCGGTTTTTCATCGAAGGCGGCGCGCTGCTCACCGGCTGGCTCTGCGGCGCCAAGATCGGCGTCGGTACCGTCGTCGCCGTCTTCGGCATCAGCTTCATCCTGCAGGCCGTATTTTCGCTGCTGCGTTTCGACGTCGGCACGGTCGAACACGAAGATCTGCTCACCACCGCCAGGAACCTTTGGAGCAGGAGAACGCTTTCCTGACGCTCCTCAAAACGAGATGCTCTCCCGAACGTCCCCGCGTTTTTTCCGCGGGCTGCGTTCAAGAGAGCATCTCGTTTTCAAGGCAACGCTTTTCAGCTTAGAAGCCGTTTCGAAGGTCGATATGCTTAATACAGTCCGGGATAAAGCGGCTTGGCCGCGCAGAGCTCGGTGATCTCGGCGCGGACTTTCCCGATC is a genomic window containing:
- a CDS encoding branched-chain amino acid ABC transporter permease; translation: MATFLQQVVNGLSLGSVYALIAVGYSLVYSILLFSNFAHGGFLVVGGYVAYGMLNAMGMNVWAAGAGAILAAGVVAIVTERMAYRPIRERTSATLYLLIASMGVSIVIENIFVVTIGGRYRALPEVFPAQPIVLAARAVGEAGEAALRFFPGAAEGLTPLLTISAFDLVSLGVTVVFLLLLQMFLMRTRWGLAIRAAACDLRTAGLMGVNVNLLIAIVFFVAGALAAVGGIFLATRYTLYPQLGNMITTKAFVAAVIGGLGSLPGAVIGGILLGLAEMLTAGFISSQMRDFVVFALLIATLIIKPSGLFGRDIRDKV
- a CDS encoding ABC transporter substrate-binding protein, which produces MKKFLSIVVAVAMFAFPAFAAEEVLVGEISTSTGDFAAYGFAEVESVKIALEEINAAGGVKVGDAMLPMRVIQYDCRTRNEDMVNAARRLVNQDKVVAVIGPSGSGLCISAAAVFNRGHVPHLGTLPTNPMVTMDERGKVRPYNFRICFLDPYQGAILATFAVKNLNLMKAAVLYDVSSDYSQGLREFFVNEYGKMGGQVVADEGHRGEDVDFRAQLTKFKEAKPDILVFPTMGKCTPLAIKQAREMGFTCPIIGGDGYGDFWWEIAGDAMENTYWVSHVDKGDPKLKGFFDKFEQKTGTECKEFMNAMMAYDCLYWLKDAIERAGSLDPEKVRDALEQTKDLKLMHCTLTMDEFHNPKGKEGIMLKAEGGKTSYFATIKPEM
- a CDS encoding LysR family transcriptional regulator, translated to MDTKKCAVLLRAVESGSLTTAAEELDYTPSGVSRIIASLEKEAGFPLLHRNHAGVSLTREGKLLLPVLRELVRAAGQFAETSAQIRGVECGSVTVGAAYGVYYPLLARLVAEFGRLHPGIAVSIAEGLSSDLAAMVEEGRADFCVISRREGGFQWTPLGNDKLVVWVPAGHWAVARGAFPAEAFASEPYIEMYPGRESDNSRYFAAHGITAAARCSTSEVSAAFAMVEAGLGVALMNGILQRPASPRVVSVPIDPPENVKIGLAWPKEEFLSPAARTFVGFARGEFLKNKRLP
- a CDS encoding NifB/NifX family molybdenum-iron cluster-binding protein, with product MKLAVTYENGAIFQHFGHTETVKIYTVENGKVGASEVIGTEGHGHGALAAFLKEKGVAALICGGLGGGAVAALQEAGISIYAGNQGSADEAAAKFAAGQLAANAEANCHHHGHGEEHSCGNGSCSH
- a CDS encoding YczE/YyaS/YitT family protein; protein product: MNYSRRIARALFGLLLFGTGSCCNIQANVGLAPWEAFSMGVGARLGLSFGTVLAGSGLVILAVDLLLREKIGLGTLLDIACIGPIADLLRAAGAIPVMTGFPSGIATLLAGQLLIAVGSYFYIGAGLSCGPRDALMVALCKRFPHTPVGVIRFFIEGGALLTGWLCGAKIGVGTVVAVFGISFILQAVFSLLRFDVGTVEHEDLLTTARNLWSRRTLS